From a single Haemorhous mexicanus isolate bHaeMex1 chromosome 29, bHaeMex1.pri, whole genome shotgun sequence genomic region:
- the LOC132339581 gene encoding uncharacterized protein LOC132339581, giving the protein MLQVQLPNQGVSLQAWFWLEMGKVAQNNHLEDGNGRWAAGAALGLQWMSGSLEFEGKKKHPNLIIIMIIIIITVLSRAWVLSRPRCYETKISFVAVRKKEWKQSREGGVEAVQDLMLQRRIWSRSCLCSVFAPCFGTVFGRIQGFRVHQAQGSLLLPGWWWEQQEDQGTREQQLMLGHLPSAKIPHSQPKPSLEPPKPGGKPDSMQWCVKTRRNSLNPSFFVFFLFLISPCWQCSSSPCVEGMSPICLPLLLLGFFGNSWDLQPPNSPMGRAGALWCGWPKGWILLPCLCQGSSSPWSSSSCPGAILLPAGPGNVVSMKG; this is encoded by the exons ATGCTCCAGGTGCAGCTCCCAAACCAAG GTGTGAGTTTGCAGgcctggttttggctggaaatgggaaaagtggCCCAAAATAATCATCTGGAGGATGGGAATGGCAGATGGGCAGCGGGAGCTGCGCTGGGCTTGCAGTGGATGAGCGGCTCACTCGagtttgaggggaaaaaaaagcacccaaatctaataataataatgataataataataataactgtCCTCTCAAGGGCTTGGGTGCTCTCCAGGCCTCGCTGCTATGAAACTAAAATTAGTTTTGTTGCAGTAAGAAAAAAGgaatggaagcagagcagggaaggtggTGTGGAAGCAGTGCAGGACCTGATGCTGCAGAGGAGGatttggagcaggagctgcctctgctcagtGTTTGCACCCTGCTTTGGGACAGTTTTTGGCAGAATCCAGGGATTTAGGGTGCACCAGGCCCAAGGGAGCCTCCTCTTGCcagggtggtggtgggagcagcaggaagaccAGGGGacaagggagcagcagctcatgCTGGGACATCTCCCATCTGccaaaatcccccattcccagcccaaacccagctTGGAGCCCCCAAAACCAGGAGGAAAACCTGACTCAATGCAATGGTGTGTTAAAACAAGGAGGAATAGCTTAAATCCatcattttttgtattttttttgtttttaatttccccctgctggcagtgcagctccagcccgTGTGTGGAGGGGATGTCCCCCATCTGCCTCccgctgctcctgctgggtttttttgggaacaGCTGGGATTTGCAGCCACCAAACTCCCCGATGGGGCGAGCTGGGGCATTGTGGTGTGGCTGGCCAAAAGGATGGATTCTGCTTCCATGTCTTTGTCAGGGCTCCTCCTCCCCGTGGAGCTCCTCCAGCTGTCCCGgtgccatcctgctgccagccgGGCCTGGAAATGTGGTTTCAATGAAAGGCTGA